The Desmodus rotundus isolate HL8 chromosome 3, HLdesRot8A.1, whole genome shotgun sequence genome includes a region encoding these proteins:
- the PRPF40B gene encoding pre-mRNA-processing factor 40 homolog B isoform X13, translated as MGLGYPFSELCAPFLSLPSASLLLPFAKAHLFAHPGSYDFSLPQQSVPDSGPRPPAAPAPFPPGPPMMPPPFMPPPGIPPPFPPMGLPPMSQRPPAIPPMPPGIMPPMLPPMGSPPPITQIPGMVPPMMPGMLMPAVPVTAATAPGVDTASSAVAGTGPPLLLSQCPWKEYKSDTGKPYYYNNQSKESRWTRPKDLDDLEALVKQEAIGKPQPQPRTQQTLQPQPPQLQPDPPPAPPCPTPVPVGLLEPEPGGSEDCDMSDAAQTLEQGFSQQPEEGPGSSAGLHQPPQQEEEESKPEPEKSGLSWSNREKAKQAFKELLRDKAVPSNASWEQAMKMVVTDPRYSALPKLSEKKQAFNAYKAQREKEEKEEARLKAKEAKQTLQHFLEQHEHMTSTTRYRRAEQTFGELEVWAVVPERDRKEIYDDVLFFLAKKEKEQAKQLRRRNIQALKSILDGMSSVNFQTTWSQAQQYLMDNPSFAQDHQLQNMDKEDALICFEEHIRALEREEEEERERARLRERRQQRKNREAFQSFLDELHETGQLHSMSTWMELYPAVSTDVRFANMLGQPGSTPLDLFKFYVEELKARFHDEKKIIKDILKDRGFCVEVNTAFEDFAHVISFDKRAAALDAGNIKLTFNSLLEKAEAREREREKEEARRLRRREAAFRSMLRQAVPALELGTAWEEVRERFVCDSAFEQITLESERIRLFREFLQVLETECQHLHTKGRKHTRKGKKHHRKRSHSPSGSESDEEELPPPSLRPPKRRRQNPSESGSEPSSSLDSVESGGAVLGGRGSPSSRLLLGSDHGLRKAKKPKKKTKKRRHKSNSPESVTDPEEKAGKESDEKEPEQDKDRELRLAELPNRSPGFGIKKEKTGWDTSESELSEGELERRRRTLLQQLDDHQ; from the exons ATGGGTCTTGGATACCCCTTCTCTGAACTTTGTGCtccttttttatccttacccTCTGCTTCCCTTTTGCTCCCTTTTGCAAAAGCCCATCTCTTTGCCCATCCTGGGTCCTATGACTTTTCTCTCCCTCAACAGTCGGTTCCCGATTCTGGTCCCCGGCCCCCAGCAGCGCCTGCCCCCTTCCCACCGGGGCCCCCCATGATGCCACCACCCTTC ATGCCCCCTCCAGGAATCCCCCCACCCTTTCCGCCGATGGGGCTACCCCCCATGAGTCAGAGGCCACCAGCCATCCCCCCCATGCCACCAGGCATCATGCCCCCAATGCTACCACCAATGGGGTCACCACCACCAATCACACAG ATACCAGGAATGGTGCCTCCCATGATGCCAGGAATGCTGATGCCAGCGGTGCCTGTCACCGCAGCG ACGGCTCCAGGTGTGGACACCGCCAGCT CTGCTGTGGCTGGGACAGGCCCTCCG CTGCTGCTGTCCCAGTGTCCCTGGAAAGAGTACAAGTCGGACACAGGCAAACCTTACTACTATAACAACCAGAGTAAGGAGTCTCGTTGGACCCGGCCAAAGGACCTGGATGACCTGGAGG CTCTAGTCAAACAAGAGGCCATAGG GAAGCCGCAGCCGCAGCCACGGACACAGCAGACGCTACAGCCGCAGCCCCCTCAGCTGCAGCCTGACCCCCCACCTGCGCCTCCTTGCCCCACCCCAGTGCCTGTGGGCCTCCTAGAACCTGAGCCAGGTGGGAGTGAAGATTGCGATATGTCAGATGCCGCCCAGACCTTGGAGCAGGGGTTCTCGCAGCAGCCAGAGGAGGGCCCTGGCAG TTCTGCTGGACTGCATCAGCCACCGcaacaggaggaagaggaatcAAAGCCAGAACCAGAGAAGTCTGGCCTCAGTTGGAGCAACCGGGAGAAGGCAAAACAGGCCTTTAAGGAGCTGCTAAGGGACAAG GCTGTCCCCTCCAATGCGTCATGGGAACAAGCCATGAAGATGGTGGTCACTGACCCACGTTACAG TGCCTTGCCCAAACTGAGTGAGAAGAAGCAGGCATTCAATGCGTACAAGGCGCAgcgggagaaggaagagaaagaagaggcccGGCTAAAGGCCAAGGAGGCCAAGCAGACCTTGCAGCACTTCCTGGAGCAGCATGAGCACATGACCTCCACCACCCGCTACCG GCGGGCAGAACAGACCTTTGGGGAGCTGGAGGTCTGGGCTGTGGTCCCCGAGAGGGATCGAAAAGAGATTTATGATGATGTCCTCTTCTTCCTGGCCAAGAAGGAGAAG GAACAGGCCAAGCAGCTCCGGCGCCGCAATATCCAGGCCTTGAAGAGCATCCTGGATGGGATGAGTAGTGTCAACTTCCAAACCACAtggtcccaggcccagcagtaCCTCATGGATAACCCCAGCTTTGCTCAGGACCATCAGCTTCAGA ACATGGACAAGGAAGATGCGCTGATCTGCTTTGAGGAGCACATACGAGctttggagagggaggaggaggaggagcgggaACGGGCCCGGCTTCGGGAGCGGCGCCAGCAGCGCAAGAACCGGGAGGCCTTCCAG AGCTTCCTGGATGAGCTGCACGAGACAGGGCAGCTGCACTCCATGTCCACCTGGATGGAACTGTACCCAGCGGTCAGCACTGATGTCCGCTTTGCCAACATGCTGGGCCAGCCGG gcTCCACCCCTCTGGACCTGTTCAAGTTCTATGTGGAGGAGTTGAAGGCACGATTCCATGATGAGAAGAAAATCATTAAGGACATCCTTAAG GACCGGGGCTTCTGTGTGGAGGTGAACACAGCCTTTGAGGACTTCGCCCACGTCATAAGCTTTGACAAGAGGGCTGCTGCGCTGGACGCAGGCAACATCAAGCTGACCTTCAATAGT CTACTGGAGAAAGCAGAAGCGCGTGAGAGAGAGcgggagaaggaggaggcacGAAGGCTGCGGCGCAGGGAAGCTGCCTTTCGAAGCATGCTGAGGCAGGCCGTGCCTGCTCTGGAGCTGGGCACTGCCTGGGAAGAG GTCCGGGAGCGCTTTGTGTGCGACTCAGCCTTTGAGCAGATCACCCTGGAGTCGGAGCGGATCCGGCTCTTCCGAGAGTTCCTGCAGGTACTGGAG ACTGAATGCCAGCACCTCCACACCAAAGGCAGAAAGCACACCAGGAAGGGCAAGAAGCACCATCGCAAGCGTTCCCACTCGCCCTCA GGCTCCGAGTCAGACGAGGAGGAGCTGCCCCCACCATCCCTTCGGCCCCCCAAGCGGAGGCGGCAGAACCCCTCTGAATCTGGCTCTGAGCCTTCTTCCTCACTGGATTCAGTTGAGAGTGGGGGTGCTGTCCTTGGAGGACGGGGCTCCCCATCCTCCCGCCTTCTCCTTGGATCAG ATCATGGCCTTCGGAAAGCcaagaaaccaaaaaagaaaactaaaaagagaagacacaagTCG AACAGTCCTGAGAGTGTGACAGACCCTGAGGAGAAAGCTGGCAAGGAGAGTGATGAGAAAGAACCAGAACAGGACAAGGACAGGGAGCTCCGGCTGGCAGAGCTCCCTAATCGCTCCCCAGGTTTTGGAATCAAGAAGGAGAAG ACGGGCTGGGACACGTCAGAAAGTGAGCTGAGTGAGGGTGAGCTGGAAAGGCGGCGGCGGACACTCCTGCAGCAGCTGGATGACCACCAGTGA
- the PRPF40B gene encoding pre-mRNA-processing factor 40 homolog B isoform X15 yields MMPPPGIPPPFPPMGLPPMSQRPPAIPPMPPGIMPPMLPPMGSPPPITQIPGMVPPMMPGMLMPAVPVTAATAPGVDTASSAVAGTGPPRALWSEHVAPDGRIYYYNADDKQSVWEKPSVLKSKAELLLSQCPWKEYKSDTGKPYYYNNQSKESRWTRPKDLDDLEALVKQEAIGKPQPQPRTQQTLQPQPPQLQPDPPPAPPCPTPVPVGLLEPEPGGSEDCDMSDAAQTLEQGFSQQPEEGPGSSAGLHQPPQQEEEESKPEPEKSGLSWSNREKAKQAFKELLRDKAVPSNASWEQAMKMVVTDPRYSALPKLSEKKQAFNAYKAQREKEEKEEARLKAKEAKQTLQHFLEQHEHMTSTTRYRRAEQTFGELEVWAVVPERDRKEIYDDVLFFLAKKEKEQAKQLRRRNIQALKSILDGMSSVNFQTTWSQAQQYLMDNPSFAQDHQLQNMDKEDALICFEEHIRALEREEEEERERARLRERRQQRKNREAFQSFLDELHETGQLHSMSTWMELYPAVSTDVRFANMLGQPGSTPLDLFKFYVEELKARFHDEKKIIKDILKDRGFCVEVNTAFEDFAHVISFDKRAAALDAGNIKLTFNSLLEKAEAREREREKEEARRLRRREAAFRSMLRQAVPALELGTAWEEVRERFVCDSAFEQITLESERIRLFREFLQVLETECQHLHTKGRKHTRKGKKHHRKRSHSPSGSESDEEELPPPSLRPPKRRRQNPSESGSEPSSSLDSVESGGAVLGGRGSPSSRLLLGSDHGLRKAKKPKKKTKKRRHKSNSPESVTDPEEKAGKESDEKEPEQDKDRELRLAELPNRSPGFGIKKEKTGWDTSESELSEGELERRRRTLLQQLDDHQ; encoded by the exons ATGCCCCCTCCAGGAATCCCCCCACCCTTTCCGCCGATGGGGCTACCCCCCATGAGTCAGAGGCCACCAGCCATCCCCCCCATGCCACCAGGCATCATGCCCCCAATGCTACCACCAATGGGGTCACCACCACCAATCACACAG ATACCAGGAATGGTGCCTCCCATGATGCCAGGAATGCTGATGCCAGCGGTGCCTGTCACCGCAGCG ACGGCTCCAGGTGTGGACACCGCCAGCT CTGCTGTGGCTGGGACAGGCCCTCCG agggCCCTATGGAGTGAGCATGTGGCCCCTGACGGGCGCATCTACTACTACAATGCTGACGACAAGCAGTCCGTGTGGGAGAAGCCCAGCGTGCTCAAGTCCAAGGCAGAG CTGCTGCTGTCCCAGTGTCCCTGGAAAGAGTACAAGTCGGACACAGGCAAACCTTACTACTATAACAACCAGAGTAAGGAGTCTCGTTGGACCCGGCCAAAGGACCTGGATGACCTGGAGG CTCTAGTCAAACAAGAGGCCATAGG GAAGCCGCAGCCGCAGCCACGGACACAGCAGACGCTACAGCCGCAGCCCCCTCAGCTGCAGCCTGACCCCCCACCTGCGCCTCCTTGCCCCACCCCAGTGCCTGTGGGCCTCCTAGAACCTGAGCCAGGTGGGAGTGAAGATTGCGATATGTCAGATGCCGCCCAGACCTTGGAGCAGGGGTTCTCGCAGCAGCCAGAGGAGGGCCCTGGCAG TTCTGCTGGACTGCATCAGCCACCGcaacaggaggaagaggaatcAAAGCCAGAACCAGAGAAGTCTGGCCTCAGTTGGAGCAACCGGGAGAAGGCAAAACAGGCCTTTAAGGAGCTGCTAAGGGACAAG GCTGTCCCCTCCAATGCGTCATGGGAACAAGCCATGAAGATGGTGGTCACTGACCCACGTTACAG TGCCTTGCCCAAACTGAGTGAGAAGAAGCAGGCATTCAATGCGTACAAGGCGCAgcgggagaaggaagagaaagaagaggcccGGCTAAAGGCCAAGGAGGCCAAGCAGACCTTGCAGCACTTCCTGGAGCAGCATGAGCACATGACCTCCACCACCCGCTACCG GCGGGCAGAACAGACCTTTGGGGAGCTGGAGGTCTGGGCTGTGGTCCCCGAGAGGGATCGAAAAGAGATTTATGATGATGTCCTCTTCTTCCTGGCCAAGAAGGAGAAG GAACAGGCCAAGCAGCTCCGGCGCCGCAATATCCAGGCCTTGAAGAGCATCCTGGATGGGATGAGTAGTGTCAACTTCCAAACCACAtggtcccaggcccagcagtaCCTCATGGATAACCCCAGCTTTGCTCAGGACCATCAGCTTCAGA ACATGGACAAGGAAGATGCGCTGATCTGCTTTGAGGAGCACATACGAGctttggagagggaggaggaggaggagcgggaACGGGCCCGGCTTCGGGAGCGGCGCCAGCAGCGCAAGAACCGGGAGGCCTTCCAG AGCTTCCTGGATGAGCTGCACGAGACAGGGCAGCTGCACTCCATGTCCACCTGGATGGAACTGTACCCAGCGGTCAGCACTGATGTCCGCTTTGCCAACATGCTGGGCCAGCCGG gcTCCACCCCTCTGGACCTGTTCAAGTTCTATGTGGAGGAGTTGAAGGCACGATTCCATGATGAGAAGAAAATCATTAAGGACATCCTTAAG GACCGGGGCTTCTGTGTGGAGGTGAACACAGCCTTTGAGGACTTCGCCCACGTCATAAGCTTTGACAAGAGGGCTGCTGCGCTGGACGCAGGCAACATCAAGCTGACCTTCAATAGT CTACTGGAGAAAGCAGAAGCGCGTGAGAGAGAGcgggagaaggaggaggcacGAAGGCTGCGGCGCAGGGAAGCTGCCTTTCGAAGCATGCTGAGGCAGGCCGTGCCTGCTCTGGAGCTGGGCACTGCCTGGGAAGAG GTCCGGGAGCGCTTTGTGTGCGACTCAGCCTTTGAGCAGATCACCCTGGAGTCGGAGCGGATCCGGCTCTTCCGAGAGTTCCTGCAGGTACTGGAG ACTGAATGCCAGCACCTCCACACCAAAGGCAGAAAGCACACCAGGAAGGGCAAGAAGCACCATCGCAAGCGTTCCCACTCGCCCTCA GGCTCCGAGTCAGACGAGGAGGAGCTGCCCCCACCATCCCTTCGGCCCCCCAAGCGGAGGCGGCAGAACCCCTCTGAATCTGGCTCTGAGCCTTCTTCCTCACTGGATTCAGTTGAGAGTGGGGGTGCTGTCCTTGGAGGACGGGGCTCCCCATCCTCCCGCCTTCTCCTTGGATCAG ATCATGGCCTTCGGAAAGCcaagaaaccaaaaaagaaaactaaaaagagaagacacaagTCG AACAGTCCTGAGAGTGTGACAGACCCTGAGGAGAAAGCTGGCAAGGAGAGTGATGAGAAAGAACCAGAACAGGACAAGGACAGGGAGCTCCGGCTGGCAGAGCTCCCTAATCGCTCCCCAGGTTTTGGAATCAAGAAGGAGAAG ACGGGCTGGGACACGTCAGAAAGTGAGCTGAGTGAGGGTGAGCTGGAAAGGCGGCGGCGGACACTCCTGCAGCAGCTGGATGACCACCAGTGA
- the PRPF40B gene encoding pre-mRNA-processing factor 40 homolog B isoform X17, with the protein MMPPPGIPPPFPPMGLPPMSQRPPAIPPMPPGIMPPMLPPMGSPPPITQIPGMVPPMMPGMLMPAVPVTAATAPGVDTASSAVAGTGPPLLLSQCPWKEYKSDTGKPYYYNNQSKESRWTRPKDLDDLEALVKQEAIGKPQPQPRTQQTLQPQPPQLQPDPPPAPPCPTPVPVGLLEPEPGGSEDCDMSDAAQTLEQGFSQQPEEGPGSSAGLHQPPQQEEEESKPEPEKSGLSWSNREKAKQAFKELLRDKAVPSNASWEQAMKMVVTDPRYSALPKLSEKKQAFNAYKAQREKEEKEEARLKAKEAKQTLQHFLEQHEHMTSTTRYRRAEQTFGELEVWAVVPERDRKEIYDDVLFFLAKKEKEQAKQLRRRNIQALKSILDGMSSVNFQTTWSQAQQYLMDNPSFAQDHQLQNMDKEDALICFEEHIRALEREEEEERERARLRERRQQRKNREAFQSFLDELHETGQLHSMSTWMELYPAVSTDVRFANMLGQPGSTPLDLFKFYVEELKARFHDEKKIIKDILKDRGFCVEVNTAFEDFAHVISFDKRAAALDAGNIKLTFNSLLEKAEAREREREKEEARRLRRREAAFRSMLRQAVPALELGTAWEEVRERFVCDSAFEQITLESERIRLFREFLQVLETECQHLHTKGRKHTRKGKKHHRKRSHSPSGSESDEEELPPPSLRPPKRRRQNPSESGSEPSSSLDSVESGGAVLGGRGSPSSRLLLGSDHGLRKAKKPKKKTKKRRHKSNSPESVTDPEEKAGKESDEKEPEQDKDRELRLAELPNRSPGFGIKKEKTGWDTSESELSEGELERRRRTLLQQLDDHQ; encoded by the exons ATGCCCCCTCCAGGAATCCCCCCACCCTTTCCGCCGATGGGGCTACCCCCCATGAGTCAGAGGCCACCAGCCATCCCCCCCATGCCACCAGGCATCATGCCCCCAATGCTACCACCAATGGGGTCACCACCACCAATCACACAG ATACCAGGAATGGTGCCTCCCATGATGCCAGGAATGCTGATGCCAGCGGTGCCTGTCACCGCAGCG ACGGCTCCAGGTGTGGACACCGCCAGCT CTGCTGTGGCTGGGACAGGCCCTCCG CTGCTGCTGTCCCAGTGTCCCTGGAAAGAGTACAAGTCGGACACAGGCAAACCTTACTACTATAACAACCAGAGTAAGGAGTCTCGTTGGACCCGGCCAAAGGACCTGGATGACCTGGAGG CTCTAGTCAAACAAGAGGCCATAGG GAAGCCGCAGCCGCAGCCACGGACACAGCAGACGCTACAGCCGCAGCCCCCTCAGCTGCAGCCTGACCCCCCACCTGCGCCTCCTTGCCCCACCCCAGTGCCTGTGGGCCTCCTAGAACCTGAGCCAGGTGGGAGTGAAGATTGCGATATGTCAGATGCCGCCCAGACCTTGGAGCAGGGGTTCTCGCAGCAGCCAGAGGAGGGCCCTGGCAG TTCTGCTGGACTGCATCAGCCACCGcaacaggaggaagaggaatcAAAGCCAGAACCAGAGAAGTCTGGCCTCAGTTGGAGCAACCGGGAGAAGGCAAAACAGGCCTTTAAGGAGCTGCTAAGGGACAAG GCTGTCCCCTCCAATGCGTCATGGGAACAAGCCATGAAGATGGTGGTCACTGACCCACGTTACAG TGCCTTGCCCAAACTGAGTGAGAAGAAGCAGGCATTCAATGCGTACAAGGCGCAgcgggagaaggaagagaaagaagaggcccGGCTAAAGGCCAAGGAGGCCAAGCAGACCTTGCAGCACTTCCTGGAGCAGCATGAGCACATGACCTCCACCACCCGCTACCG GCGGGCAGAACAGACCTTTGGGGAGCTGGAGGTCTGGGCTGTGGTCCCCGAGAGGGATCGAAAAGAGATTTATGATGATGTCCTCTTCTTCCTGGCCAAGAAGGAGAAG GAACAGGCCAAGCAGCTCCGGCGCCGCAATATCCAGGCCTTGAAGAGCATCCTGGATGGGATGAGTAGTGTCAACTTCCAAACCACAtggtcccaggcccagcagtaCCTCATGGATAACCCCAGCTTTGCTCAGGACCATCAGCTTCAGA ACATGGACAAGGAAGATGCGCTGATCTGCTTTGAGGAGCACATACGAGctttggagagggaggaggaggaggagcgggaACGGGCCCGGCTTCGGGAGCGGCGCCAGCAGCGCAAGAACCGGGAGGCCTTCCAG AGCTTCCTGGATGAGCTGCACGAGACAGGGCAGCTGCACTCCATGTCCACCTGGATGGAACTGTACCCAGCGGTCAGCACTGATGTCCGCTTTGCCAACATGCTGGGCCAGCCGG gcTCCACCCCTCTGGACCTGTTCAAGTTCTATGTGGAGGAGTTGAAGGCACGATTCCATGATGAGAAGAAAATCATTAAGGACATCCTTAAG GACCGGGGCTTCTGTGTGGAGGTGAACACAGCCTTTGAGGACTTCGCCCACGTCATAAGCTTTGACAAGAGGGCTGCTGCGCTGGACGCAGGCAACATCAAGCTGACCTTCAATAGT CTACTGGAGAAAGCAGAAGCGCGTGAGAGAGAGcgggagaaggaggaggcacGAAGGCTGCGGCGCAGGGAAGCTGCCTTTCGAAGCATGCTGAGGCAGGCCGTGCCTGCTCTGGAGCTGGGCACTGCCTGGGAAGAG GTCCGGGAGCGCTTTGTGTGCGACTCAGCCTTTGAGCAGATCACCCTGGAGTCGGAGCGGATCCGGCTCTTCCGAGAGTTCCTGCAGGTACTGGAG ACTGAATGCCAGCACCTCCACACCAAAGGCAGAAAGCACACCAGGAAGGGCAAGAAGCACCATCGCAAGCGTTCCCACTCGCCCTCA GGCTCCGAGTCAGACGAGGAGGAGCTGCCCCCACCATCCCTTCGGCCCCCCAAGCGGAGGCGGCAGAACCCCTCTGAATCTGGCTCTGAGCCTTCTTCCTCACTGGATTCAGTTGAGAGTGGGGGTGCTGTCCTTGGAGGACGGGGCTCCCCATCCTCCCGCCTTCTCCTTGGATCAG ATCATGGCCTTCGGAAAGCcaagaaaccaaaaaagaaaactaaaaagagaagacacaagTCG AACAGTCCTGAGAGTGTGACAGACCCTGAGGAGAAAGCTGGCAAGGAGAGTGATGAGAAAGAACCAGAACAGGACAAGGACAGGGAGCTCCGGCTGGCAGAGCTCCCTAATCGCTCCCCAGGTTTTGGAATCAAGAAGGAGAAG ACGGGCTGGGACACGTCAGAAAGTGAGCTGAGTGAGGGTGAGCTGGAAAGGCGGCGGCGGACACTCCTGCAGCAGCTGGATGACCACCAGTGA
- the PRPF40B gene encoding pre-mRNA-processing factor 40 homolog B isoform X16, producing MSVPDSGPRPPAAPAPFPPGPPMMPPPFMPPPGIPPPFPPMGLPPMSQRPPAIPPMPPGIMPPMLPPMGSPPPITQIPGMVPPMMPGMLMPAVPVTAATAPGVDTASSAVAGTGPPLLLSQCPWKEYKSDTGKPYYYNNQSKESRWTRPKDLDDLEALVKQEAIGKPQPQPRTQQTLQPQPPQLQPDPPPAPPCPTPVPVGLLEPEPGGSEDCDMSDAAQTLEQGFSQQPEEGPGSSAGLHQPPQQEEEESKPEPEKSGLSWSNREKAKQAFKELLRDKAVPSNASWEQAMKMVVTDPRYSALPKLSEKKQAFNAYKAQREKEEKEEARLKAKEAKQTLQHFLEQHEHMTSTTRYRRAEQTFGELEVWAVVPERDRKEIYDDVLFFLAKKEKEQAKQLRRRNIQALKSILDGMSSVNFQTTWSQAQQYLMDNPSFAQDHQLQNMDKEDALICFEEHIRALEREEEEERERARLRERRQQRKNREAFQSFLDELHETGQLHSMSTWMELYPAVSTDVRFANMLGQPGSTPLDLFKFYVEELKARFHDEKKIIKDILKDRGFCVEVNTAFEDFAHVISFDKRAAALDAGNIKLTFNSLLEKAEAREREREKEEARRLRRREAAFRSMLRQAVPALELGTAWEEVRERFVCDSAFEQITLESERIRLFREFLQVLETECQHLHTKGRKHTRKGKKHHRKRSHSPSGSESDEEELPPPSLRPPKRRRQNPSESGSEPSSSLDSVESGGAVLGGRGSPSSRLLLGSDHGLRKAKKPKKKTKKRRHKSNSPESVTDPEEKAGKESDEKEPEQDKDRELRLAELPNRSPGFGIKKEKTGWDTSESELSEGELERRRRTLLQQLDDHQ from the exons TCGGTTCCCGATTCTGGTCCCCGGCCCCCAGCAGCGCCTGCCCCCTTCCCACCGGGGCCCCCCATGATGCCACCACCCTTC ATGCCCCCTCCAGGAATCCCCCCACCCTTTCCGCCGATGGGGCTACCCCCCATGAGTCAGAGGCCACCAGCCATCCCCCCCATGCCACCAGGCATCATGCCCCCAATGCTACCACCAATGGGGTCACCACCACCAATCACACAG ATACCAGGAATGGTGCCTCCCATGATGCCAGGAATGCTGATGCCAGCGGTGCCTGTCACCGCAGCG ACGGCTCCAGGTGTGGACACCGCCAGCT CTGCTGTGGCTGGGACAGGCCCTCCG CTGCTGCTGTCCCAGTGTCCCTGGAAAGAGTACAAGTCGGACACAGGCAAACCTTACTACTATAACAACCAGAGTAAGGAGTCTCGTTGGACCCGGCCAAAGGACCTGGATGACCTGGAGG CTCTAGTCAAACAAGAGGCCATAGG GAAGCCGCAGCCGCAGCCACGGACACAGCAGACGCTACAGCCGCAGCCCCCTCAGCTGCAGCCTGACCCCCCACCTGCGCCTCCTTGCCCCACCCCAGTGCCTGTGGGCCTCCTAGAACCTGAGCCAGGTGGGAGTGAAGATTGCGATATGTCAGATGCCGCCCAGACCTTGGAGCAGGGGTTCTCGCAGCAGCCAGAGGAGGGCCCTGGCAG TTCTGCTGGACTGCATCAGCCACCGcaacaggaggaagaggaatcAAAGCCAGAACCAGAGAAGTCTGGCCTCAGTTGGAGCAACCGGGAGAAGGCAAAACAGGCCTTTAAGGAGCTGCTAAGGGACAAG GCTGTCCCCTCCAATGCGTCATGGGAACAAGCCATGAAGATGGTGGTCACTGACCCACGTTACAG TGCCTTGCCCAAACTGAGTGAGAAGAAGCAGGCATTCAATGCGTACAAGGCGCAgcgggagaaggaagagaaagaagaggcccGGCTAAAGGCCAAGGAGGCCAAGCAGACCTTGCAGCACTTCCTGGAGCAGCATGAGCACATGACCTCCACCACCCGCTACCG GCGGGCAGAACAGACCTTTGGGGAGCTGGAGGTCTGGGCTGTGGTCCCCGAGAGGGATCGAAAAGAGATTTATGATGATGTCCTCTTCTTCCTGGCCAAGAAGGAGAAG GAACAGGCCAAGCAGCTCCGGCGCCGCAATATCCAGGCCTTGAAGAGCATCCTGGATGGGATGAGTAGTGTCAACTTCCAAACCACAtggtcccaggcccagcagtaCCTCATGGATAACCCCAGCTTTGCTCAGGACCATCAGCTTCAGA ACATGGACAAGGAAGATGCGCTGATCTGCTTTGAGGAGCACATACGAGctttggagagggaggaggaggaggagcgggaACGGGCCCGGCTTCGGGAGCGGCGCCAGCAGCGCAAGAACCGGGAGGCCTTCCAG AGCTTCCTGGATGAGCTGCACGAGACAGGGCAGCTGCACTCCATGTCCACCTGGATGGAACTGTACCCAGCGGTCAGCACTGATGTCCGCTTTGCCAACATGCTGGGCCAGCCGG gcTCCACCCCTCTGGACCTGTTCAAGTTCTATGTGGAGGAGTTGAAGGCACGATTCCATGATGAGAAGAAAATCATTAAGGACATCCTTAAG GACCGGGGCTTCTGTGTGGAGGTGAACACAGCCTTTGAGGACTTCGCCCACGTCATAAGCTTTGACAAGAGGGCTGCTGCGCTGGACGCAGGCAACATCAAGCTGACCTTCAATAGT CTACTGGAGAAAGCAGAAGCGCGTGAGAGAGAGcgggagaaggaggaggcacGAAGGCTGCGGCGCAGGGAAGCTGCCTTTCGAAGCATGCTGAGGCAGGCCGTGCCTGCTCTGGAGCTGGGCACTGCCTGGGAAGAG GTCCGGGAGCGCTTTGTGTGCGACTCAGCCTTTGAGCAGATCACCCTGGAGTCGGAGCGGATCCGGCTCTTCCGAGAGTTCCTGCAGGTACTGGAG ACTGAATGCCAGCACCTCCACACCAAAGGCAGAAAGCACACCAGGAAGGGCAAGAAGCACCATCGCAAGCGTTCCCACTCGCCCTCA GGCTCCGAGTCAGACGAGGAGGAGCTGCCCCCACCATCCCTTCGGCCCCCCAAGCGGAGGCGGCAGAACCCCTCTGAATCTGGCTCTGAGCCTTCTTCCTCACTGGATTCAGTTGAGAGTGGGGGTGCTGTCCTTGGAGGACGGGGCTCCCCATCCTCCCGCCTTCTCCTTGGATCAG ATCATGGCCTTCGGAAAGCcaagaaaccaaaaaagaaaactaaaaagagaagacacaagTCG AACAGTCCTGAGAGTGTGACAGACCCTGAGGAGAAAGCTGGCAAGGAGAGTGATGAGAAAGAACCAGAACAGGACAAGGACAGGGAGCTCCGGCTGGCAGAGCTCCCTAATCGCTCCCCAGGTTTTGGAATCAAGAAGGAGAAG ACGGGCTGGGACACGTCAGAAAGTGAGCTGAGTGAGGGTGAGCTGGAAAGGCGGCGGCGGACACTCCTGCAGCAGCTGGATGACCACCAGTGA